One stretch of Streptomyces sp. NBC_01363 DNA includes these proteins:
- the ptsP gene encoding phosphoenolpyruvate--protein phosphotransferase, protein METTLRGVGVSHGVAIGEVRHMGTAVLEPPAKQIAPEEAEREQGRARQAVEAVGADLIARGNLAGGEAQHVLEAQAMMAQDPELIADVERRIAVGSTAERGVYDAFASYRALLANAGEYLAGRVADLDDVRNRIVARLLGVPMPGVPDSDEPYVLIARDLAPADTALLDPALVLGFVTEEGGPTSHSAILARALGVPAVVALPGAGELAEGTVVAVDGSTGEIFVEPSAEKRAEMESAAAARKAALSASSGPGTTSDGHKVPLLANVGGPGDVPAAVEAGAEGVGLFRTEFLFLDDSTQAPSEEKQVAAYRAVLEAFPEGRVVVRVLDAGADKPLDFLTPADEPNPALGVRGLRSLLDHPDVLRTQLTALSKAAQGLPVHLEVMAPMVADRADAKAFADACREAGLQAKFGAMVEIPSAALRARSILREVEFLSLGTNDLAQYTFAADRQVGAVSRLQDPWQPALLDLVALSAEAAAAEGKSCGVCGEAASDPLLACVLTGLGVTSLSMGAASIPYVRATLAKYTLAQCERAASAARAADSAEEARVAAQMVLSGE, encoded by the coding sequence ATGGAGACAACGCTGCGAGGCGTCGGTGTGAGCCATGGAGTGGCGATCGGCGAGGTGCGTCATATGGGTACGGCGGTACTCGAACCGCCGGCCAAGCAGATTGCTCCCGAGGAGGCCGAGCGCGAACAAGGGCGCGCTCGGCAGGCCGTGGAGGCCGTGGGTGCCGATCTGATCGCGCGCGGCAATCTGGCCGGTGGCGAGGCTCAGCACGTGCTCGAGGCCCAGGCCATGATGGCGCAGGACCCCGAGCTGATAGCGGACGTGGAACGGCGCATCGCCGTCGGCAGCACCGCCGAGCGCGGCGTCTACGACGCGTTCGCCTCCTACCGGGCGCTGCTCGCCAACGCCGGGGAGTACCTGGCGGGGCGCGTTGCCGACCTCGATGACGTGCGCAACCGGATCGTGGCCCGGCTGCTCGGTGTGCCGATGCCCGGTGTGCCGGACAGCGACGAGCCCTATGTGCTGATCGCGCGGGACCTGGCGCCCGCGGACACGGCGCTGCTCGACCCGGCTCTGGTGCTCGGCTTCGTGACCGAGGAGGGCGGCCCGACCAGCCACAGTGCGATTCTCGCCCGAGCACTCGGGGTGCCCGCCGTGGTGGCGCTCCCCGGTGCCGGGGAACTCGCCGAGGGCACGGTCGTCGCCGTGGACGGCAGCACCGGTGAGATCTTCGTCGAGCCGAGCGCCGAGAAGCGTGCGGAGATGGAGAGTGCCGCTGCGGCGCGCAAGGCCGCGTTGTCGGCCTCGTCCGGGCCGGGTACGACCTCCGACGGTCACAAGGTCCCGCTGCTGGCCAACGTCGGCGGGCCCGGCGATGTACCGGCGGCGGTCGAGGCCGGCGCGGAGGGCGTGGGGCTGTTCCGTACCGAGTTCCTGTTCCTGGACGACAGCACGCAGGCGCCGTCCGAGGAGAAGCAGGTCGCGGCGTACCGGGCGGTGCTGGAGGCGTTCCCCGAGGGGCGTGTCGTCGTACGGGTGCTGGATGCCGGGGCCGACAAGCCATTGGACTTCCTGACTCCGGCCGACGAGCCGAACCCGGCGCTGGGTGTGCGCGGACTGCGGAGTCTGCTGGATCACCCGGACGTGCTGCGTACCCAGCTGACCGCGCTGTCGAAGGCGGCCCAGGGGCTGCCTGTCCACCTTGAGGTCATGGCGCCGATGGTGGCGGACCGTGCGGATGCGAAGGCCTTCGCCGACGCCTGCCGTGAGGCCGGTCTGCAGGCGAAGTTCGGTGCGATGGTGGAGATTCCGTCCGCCGCGCTGCGGGCGCGTTCGATCCTGCGGGAGGTGGAGTTCCTCTCGCTGGGCACCAATGACCTGGCGCAGTACACCTTCGCCGCCGACCGTCAGGTCGGAGCGGTCTCGCGGTTGCAGGATCCGTGGCAGCCCGCGCTGCTCGATCTGGTGGCGCTGTCGGCGGAGGCGGCCGCGGCCGAGGGCAAGAGCTGTGGTGTCTGTGGTGAAGCCGCCTCCGATCCGCTGCTGGCCTGTGTCCTGACGGGGCTGGGTGTGACGTCGCTGTCGATGGGTGCCGCGTCCATTCCTTATGTCCGCGCCACGCTGGCGAAGTACACGCTCGCGCAGTGCGAGCGCGCCGCTTCCGCCGCTCGTGCGGCGGACTCCGCCGAGGAGGCCCGGGTCGCGGCTCAGATGGTGCTGTCGGGCGAGTAG
- a CDS encoding PTS glucose transporter subunit IIA: MTTVTSPLAGRAIGLAAVPDPVFSGAMVGPGTAIDPVREPSEAVSPVDGIIVSLHPHAFVVVDQHGHGVLTHLGIDTVQLNGEGFELLVNKGDTVTRGQGIVRWDPAGVEAAGKSPVCPVVALEATAESLSDVREDGDVKVGDTLFGWQ, translated from the coding sequence ATGACCACTGTGACGTCCCCTCTTGCCGGACGTGCCATCGGGCTCGCTGCGGTACCGGACCCTGTCTTCTCCGGCGCGATGGTGGGTCCCGGAACCGCCATCGATCCCGTGCGCGAACCGTCCGAGGCCGTGTCGCCGGTCGACGGCATCATCGTCTCCCTGCACCCGCACGCGTTCGTCGTGGTGGACCAGCACGGGCACGGAGTGCTCACGCACCTCGGCATCGACACCGTTCAACTCAATGGCGAGGGTTTCGAGCTGCTCGTGAACAAGGGGGACACGGTCACGCGCGGTCAGGGCATCGTGCGCTGGGACCCCGCGGGCGTCGAGGCGGCCGGCAAGTCGCCCGTGTGCCCGGTCGTGGCGCTGGAAGCCACCGCCGAATCCCTCTCCGACGTCCGCGAGGACGGCGACGTGAAGGTCGGCGACACCTTGTTCGGTTGGCAGTGA